From one Mycolicibacterium sp. HK-90 genomic stretch:
- a CDS encoding peroxiredoxin has product MALLTIGSQFPEYDLTAVIGGDLSKVDAKQPDDYFTRVTNKDDEGKWRIIFFWPKDFTFVCPTEIAAFGKLNEDFEDRDAKVIGVSVDNEFVHFQWRAQHEDLKKLPFPMVSDLKRELSQAAGVLNADGVADRATFIVDPNNEIQFVSVTAGSVGRNVDEVLRVLDALQSDELCACNWKKGDPTLNAGELLAEAV; this is encoded by the coding sequence ATGGCACTTTTGACGATTGGCTCCCAGTTCCCGGAATACGACCTGACGGCCGTGATTGGCGGAGATCTGTCCAAGGTCGACGCCAAGCAGCCCGATGACTATTTCACCCGCGTCACCAACAAGGACGACGAGGGCAAGTGGCGGATCATCTTCTTCTGGCCGAAGGACTTCACCTTCGTGTGCCCGACCGAGATCGCCGCGTTCGGCAAGCTCAACGAGGACTTCGAGGATCGCGACGCCAAGGTCATCGGCGTCTCGGTGGACAACGAGTTCGTGCACTTCCAGTGGCGCGCTCAGCACGAGGATCTGAAGAAGCTGCCGTTCCCGATGGTCTCGGACCTCAAGCGTGAGCTCTCGCAGGCCGCCGGTGTCCTCAACGCCGACGGTGTCGCCGACCGCGCCACCTTCATCGTCGATCCCAACAACGAGATCCAGTTCGTCTCCGTGACCGCCGGCTCGGTGGGCCGCAATGTCGACGAGGTGCTGCGCGTGCTCGACGCCCTGCAGTCCGACGAGCTGTGCGCCTGCAACTGGAAGAAGGGTGACCCGACCCTCAACGCGGGCGAGCTGTTGGCCGAGGCGGTGTAA
- the ahpD gene encoding alkyl hydroperoxide reductase AhpD, which yields MSIDNIKEALPEYAKDLKLNFGSIVKSTELTEQQLWGALVATAAATKSPQLLKEIAEDALDVLSEEAYNAALGAASIMGMNNVFYRTKGQLDGRYDDLRAGLRMNIIANPGVPKTDFELWSLAVSAINGCSHCLSAHETVLRDAEVSRTSIFEAIRLASIVSGVAQALLTADTLAGV from the coding sequence GTGAGCATCGACAACATCAAGGAAGCGCTGCCGGAGTACGCGAAGGACCTCAAGCTCAACTTCGGCAGCATCGTCAAGTCGACCGAGCTCACCGAGCAGCAGTTGTGGGGTGCCCTGGTCGCCACGGCGGCGGCCACGAAATCGCCGCAGTTGCTCAAGGAGATCGCCGAGGACGCCCTCGATGTGCTGAGCGAGGAGGCCTACAACGCCGCCCTCGGTGCAGCCTCGATCATGGGGATGAACAACGTCTTCTATCGCACCAAGGGTCAGCTCGATGGTCGCTACGACGATCTGCGGGCCGGTCTGCGGATGAACATCATCGCCAACCCGGGTGTGCCCAAGACCGACTTCGAGTTGTGGTCGCTGGCCGTATCGGCGATCAACGGTTGCTCGCACTGCCTTTCGGCGCACGAGACCGTGCTGCGCGACGCCGAGGTCTCCCGTACCTCGATCTTCGAGGCCATTCGGTTGGCGTCGATCGTCTCGGGCGTGGCCCAGGCGCTGCTCACCGCGGACACCCTCGCCGGGGTCTGA
- a CDS encoding LacI family DNA-binding transcriptional regulator, translating into MSTTRGRPPGSNVGLRPTKADVARLANVSTATVSYVLNNVQGQRISEQTQAAVRKAAADLGYRPNLAARNLAVGGSGVVLYIVGRLSLGNLPIEVGSRLTTALARHGVVLSLQFETDDDRNVVDAIADLNPMAVTSTFPLTGNALAAANAAGIPQIHLGSSQLHAIGSLDASIGEMRVDHLAGRGHSRLAFAYTTEEELRPLGDYWLVGLRAAAARRDLPEIEVASFAADGSNAAEIVGRWAADGVTAICAQSDETAFVVLHGLRQAGLRCPGDMAVMGVNAIDLGAVSAPPLTSVAFDAKAIVDVAVAAMMSELGYPADAEPSSADVARLIQREST; encoded by the coding sequence GTGAGCACCACACGAGGACGCCCACCGGGATCGAATGTCGGGCTCCGCCCGACCAAAGCGGACGTTGCCAGGCTGGCCAACGTCTCCACGGCCACGGTCAGCTATGTCCTGAACAATGTTCAAGGGCAACGTATCTCGGAACAGACCCAGGCGGCGGTGCGGAAGGCGGCGGCCGACCTCGGCTATCGGCCCAACCTGGCGGCCCGCAATCTCGCGGTCGGCGGCAGCGGTGTGGTGCTCTACATCGTCGGCCGGCTGTCGCTGGGCAACCTGCCCATCGAGGTCGGCAGTCGGCTCACCACCGCGCTCGCCAGGCACGGCGTCGTCCTGTCCCTGCAGTTCGAAACCGACGACGATCGCAATGTCGTCGACGCGATCGCCGACCTCAACCCGATGGCGGTCACCAGCACCTTCCCGCTGACCGGCAATGCACTGGCGGCGGCAAACGCGGCCGGCATCCCGCAGATTCACCTGGGCAGCTCGCAGCTGCATGCGATCGGTTCGCTCGACGCGAGTATCGGTGAGATGAGGGTGGATCACCTCGCGGGGCGCGGCCACAGCCGGTTGGCTTTCGCCTACACGACCGAGGAAGAACTCCGGCCCCTCGGTGACTACTGGTTGGTGGGGCTTCGGGCCGCCGCCGCGCGGCGCGATCTGCCCGAGATCGAGGTGGCCAGTTTCGCGGCCGACGGGTCCAACGCCGCCGAGATCGTCGGTCGCTGGGCAGCCGACGGGGTGACGGCAATCTGTGCGCAGAGCGACGAGACCGCGTTCGTGGTGCTGCACGGGCTGCGGCAGGCGGGGTTGCGGTGCCCTGGGGACATGGCGGTGATGGGTGTCAACGCGATCGATCTGGGTGCGGTGAGCGCCCCGCCGCTGACATCGGTGGCCTTCGACGCCAAGGCGATCGTCGACGTCGCGGTCGCCGCGATGATGTCGGAACTGGGGTATCCCGCCGACGCCGAGCCGAGTAGCGCCGACGTTGCCAGGCTGATCCAGCGCGAGTCCACCTGA
- a CDS encoding cytochrome P450, translating into MTASATQVYFDPYDVEINANPYPTFARLREESPLYYNEQHDFYALSRFADVNKGLVDHETFSSARGAIIELIKANIDIPSGALIFEDPPIHTVHRKLLARMFTPRKINALEPKIREFCAQSLDPLVGTGKIDFIKDFGAIMPMRVISALLGIPEDDQEMIRDHGNDQLRTEAGKPMKAAQEGLVDGSIFETYIDWRKDNPSDDIMTDLLNVEFTDEHGVTRKLTREELLIYINVVAGAGNETTTRLIGWAAKVLAEHPDQRRQLVENPALIPQAIEELLRFEPPAPHVARYVTRDVEYYGQTVPEGSVMMMLIGAAVRDSRQFPPDGEVFDIHREQRQHLAFSVGTHYCLGSALARLEGRIALEEMLKRFPEWDVDLDNAELSPTSTVRGWDSMPAFVQ; encoded by the coding sequence GTGACAGCCAGCGCGACCCAGGTGTACTTCGACCCCTACGACGTCGAGATCAACGCCAACCCGTACCCGACGTTCGCGCGGCTCCGCGAGGAATCGCCGCTCTACTACAACGAGCAGCACGACTTCTACGCGTTGAGCAGGTTCGCCGATGTCAACAAGGGCCTGGTCGACCACGAGACGTTCAGCTCGGCCCGCGGCGCCATCATCGAACTGATCAAGGCCAACATCGACATCCCCTCCGGCGCCCTCATTTTCGAGGACCCGCCGATCCACACCGTGCACCGCAAGTTGCTGGCCCGGATGTTCACGCCGCGCAAGATCAATGCGCTAGAGCCCAAGATCCGGGAATTCTGCGCGCAGTCGCTGGACCCCCTGGTCGGCACCGGAAAGATCGACTTCATCAAGGATTTCGGCGCGATCATGCCGATGCGGGTGATCAGTGCACTGCTGGGAATCCCCGAGGACGACCAGGAGATGATCCGCGACCACGGCAACGACCAGCTGCGTACCGAGGCCGGCAAGCCGATGAAGGCCGCGCAGGAGGGCCTGGTCGACGGCTCGATCTTCGAGACCTACATCGACTGGCGCAAGGACAATCCGTCCGACGACATCATGACCGACCTGCTCAACGTCGAGTTCACCGACGAGCATGGGGTCACCCGCAAGCTCACCCGCGAGGAGTTGCTGATCTACATCAACGTGGTGGCGGGCGCGGGCAACGAGACCACCACACGGCTGATCGGTTGGGCGGCAAAGGTCCTCGCCGAGCATCCGGATCAGCGACGCCAGTTGGTGGAGAACCCTGCGCTGATTCCGCAGGCGATCGAGGAGCTGCTGCGTTTCGAGCCGCCCGCCCCGCACGTGGCACGCTACGTCACCCGCGACGTCGAGTACTACGGACAAACCGTCCCCGAGGGCAGCGTGATGATGATGCTCATCGGCGCGGCAGTGCGCGACAGCCGCCAGTTCCCGCCGGACGGCGAGGTTTTCGACATCCACCGTGAACAGCGCCAGCACCTGGCGTTCAGCGTCGGCACCCACTACTGCCTTGGCTCGGCGCTCGCGCGGCTGGAGGGTCGTATCGCGTTGGAGGAGATGCTCAAGCGCTTCCCGGAGTGGGACGTCGATCTCGACAA
- a CDS encoding nucleoside/nucleotide kinase family protein, with product MCTFEELLGRVLARAAEPGTSVIGITGAPGAGKSTLTEALVHAVRARLGADAVGHVPMDGFHLADAELRRLGRAERKGAPDTFDVAGYAVLLRRVRSRVEVVYAPGFERDLEQPIAGAIPVFPETAVVLTEGNYLLLDDPRWSAVADEIDEIWYCAIEDDVRAARLVARHIAFGKPVDAARRWVAGVDEPNARLVAATAGRADLVVPMASVMPDSQ from the coding sequence ATGTGCACGTTCGAAGAGCTGCTGGGCCGCGTGCTGGCCCGCGCCGCGGAACCGGGGACATCGGTCATCGGAATCACCGGAGCGCCGGGAGCGGGCAAGTCCACGCTGACCGAGGCGCTGGTCCACGCCGTCCGGGCCCGGTTGGGAGCCGACGCGGTGGGCCACGTTCCGATGGACGGTTTCCACCTCGCCGATGCCGAATTACGCCGGCTCGGCCGGGCGGAGCGCAAGGGTGCGCCTGACACGTTCGACGTTGCCGGTTATGCGGTGTTGCTGCGTCGCGTCCGGTCCCGCGTCGAGGTCGTCTACGCCCCGGGTTTCGAACGTGATCTCGAGCAGCCGATCGCCGGAGCGATTCCGGTCTTTCCGGAGACTGCCGTCGTGCTCACCGAGGGCAACTACCTGTTGCTCGACGATCCCCGTTGGTCGGCGGTGGCCGACGAGATCGACGAAATCTGGTATTGCGCAATAGAAGACGACGTGCGCGCGGCGCGACTGGTGGCTCGCCACATCGCCTTCGGTAAGCCGGTGGATGCGGCGCGGCGGTGGGTAGCCGGGGTTGACGAGCCCAACGCTCGGCTGGTTGCGGCCACCGCGGGGCGGGCCGATCTCGTGGTGCCGATGGCATCGGTGATGCCTGACTCACAGTGA
- a CDS encoding MFS transporter, translated as MTTKRDTRVDPTVRKAVTGASIGNAVEWFDFAIYGFLATYIAANFFPAGNETAALLNTFAIFAAAFFMRPLGGFVFGPLGDRLGRQRVLAVVILLMSAATLGIGLLPTYATIGVAAPLLLLLLRCLQGFSAGGEYGGGAVYLAEYATTRWRGLTVTFIAWSGVLGFLLGSVTVTLLQVLLPPEAMQSYGWRIPFLVAAPLGLVGLYIRLRLDDTPEFAKLDKADRVADSPLREAVGTARRAILQVIGLFIVFNVGYYVVFTFLPTYFIKALHFSKTQAFVSITLASLVALILILPLAALSDRIGRKPLLLAGSAGFVVCAYPLFLLMNSGSVVAAIAGHCLLAAIESVYVATAVTAGVELFATRVRYSGFSIGYNVAVALFGGTTPYVVTWLTAATGNNLAPALYLVAAGIVSVLTVLTLRENAGRPLRGVDGSSDQQRVTMSP; from the coding sequence ATGACAACGAAGCGAGACACCCGCGTCGATCCCACGGTGCGCAAGGCGGTCACCGGCGCGTCGATCGGCAATGCGGTGGAATGGTTCGACTTCGCCATCTACGGCTTCCTGGCGACCTACATCGCGGCCAACTTCTTCCCGGCCGGCAACGAAACGGCGGCTCTGCTCAACACTTTCGCCATCTTCGCCGCTGCGTTCTTCATGCGGCCGCTCGGCGGATTCGTGTTCGGCCCGCTCGGAGACAGGTTGGGCCGTCAGCGCGTGCTCGCGGTGGTGATCCTGCTGATGTCGGCGGCCACCCTCGGCATCGGCCTCCTGCCCACCTACGCCACGATCGGGGTGGCGGCCCCGTTGCTGCTGCTCCTGCTGCGATGCCTGCAGGGATTCTCGGCGGGTGGTGAATACGGCGGCGGCGCCGTGTATCTCGCTGAGTACGCGACGACCCGGTGGCGCGGGCTCACCGTCACGTTCATCGCCTGGTCGGGAGTGCTGGGCTTCCTGTTGGGCTCGGTCACCGTGACCCTGCTGCAGGTGCTGCTGCCGCCGGAGGCGATGCAGAGCTACGGCTGGCGCATCCCATTCCTGGTGGCCGCTCCGCTCGGCCTGGTCGGGCTCTACATCCGGTTGCGGCTCGACGACACTCCCGAATTCGCCAAGCTCGACAAGGCCGATCGCGTGGCCGACTCGCCGCTGCGGGAGGCGGTGGGTACGGCGCGGCGGGCCATCCTGCAGGTCATCGGCCTGTTCATCGTGTTCAACGTCGGCTACTACGTCGTCTTCACCTTCCTGCCGACGTACTTCATCAAGGCGCTGCACTTCAGCAAGACACAGGCCTTCGTCTCGATCACCCTGGCCAGCCTGGTGGCACTGATCCTGATCCTGCCGCTGGCGGCGTTGTCGGACCGCATCGGGCGCAAACCGCTGCTGCTGGCCGGGTCGGCCGGATTCGTGGTGTGCGCGTATCCACTGTTCCTGCTGATGAATTCGGGATCGGTGGTCGCGGCCATCGCCGGACACTGCCTGCTCGCCGCGATCGAATCGGTGTATGTCGCGACCGCGGTGACCGCCGGGGTCGAACTGTTCGCGACCCGGGTGCGCTACAGCGGCTTCTCGATCGGCTACAACGTCGCGGTCGCGTTGTTCGGCGGTACCACGCCGTACGTGGTCACCTGGCTCACCGCGGCGACGGGCAACAACCTGGCGCCCGCGCTGTATCTCGTCGCCGCGGGCATCGTCTCGGTGCTCACCGTGCTGACCTTGCGGGAGAACGCCGGGCGGCCACTGCGCGGCGTAGACGGCTCGTCCGATCAGCAACGTGTCACGATGTCACCGTGA